A window of Chitinophaga sp. MM2321 contains these coding sequences:
- a CDS encoding gliding motility-associated C-terminal domain-containing protein, with the protein MLNRASHVAILILILLLLSPILSFAQKEGNVWYFGVRGGLDFNTLPPRVLTDGKIETREGVATVSDANGNLLFYTSGKIVYNASHTVMPNGDNLLGNPSSNQSAIAVPYPGNPGKYFLFTTSVEHGMYYSLIDMSLDEGKGDIVTASKNILLLTENYSTESLVATKHCNNMDLWVITHTKYDNKFHVYPITSAGVGQAQEYAIGSVVSNDGWEMSGVIKLSPDSKKLAHTFGNVLLDGTANTEVLSFDNSTGAINGPITVLGDINMPYGAEFSPDGNMLYISTNSGKSIFQYNMNEPDINASRYPVIESSNLRFGALQLAIDGKIYASAENGYDIPYSYIGIINNPNIYGGECNYVQDAINLSPGGALMGLPTLMASYFYNPEIFLVKDTCFGSATSFSVSNTTGITSVSWSFGDGSSSSSFNPSHTYAASGPYNVTLAVSGPCYTATFSRDVYIMEPDQVSEEKYICTGSDYTLPDGRIVNTPGDYISTLKNIHGCDSIITTKLVTVEPYNGSEEVEICTGSSYTLPDGRTISVAGTYTSTFLTWQKCDSIITTTLRVVQDYHITEKATICAGQDFTLPNGKVVNVTGTYTSSLLSVGGCDSIITTILKEAPSYISNDQQEICSGETYTLQDGTQITQTGNYTVKYITYLGCDSIFNTHVQVNHSPIIDLGADTCLFNNKPIIVSPGPGFNSYRWQNGATTSIFTIYQPGIYWVEVSNDCGTSRDVIQTSVCSPDIFVPNAFTPNGDGLNDIFRIVNYHGQQLQDFSIFNRWGELIYHTTNPAAGWNGTYRNVPQPIGSYVYMIRYLNMDGIQRLLKGTITLTR; encoded by the coding sequence ATGCTGAATCGTGCATCTCATGTTGCAATATTGATACTGATATTGCTGTTGCTTTCCCCGATACTGTCTTTTGCCCAGAAAGAAGGAAATGTTTGGTATTTCGGAGTGAGAGGAGGCCTAGATTTTAATACCCTCCCACCTAGAGTATTGACTGACGGGAAAATCGAGACACGGGAAGGTGTGGCAACAGTATCTGATGCAAATGGAAATCTGTTATTCTATACCTCCGGTAAAATTGTCTATAATGCTTCGCATACTGTAATGCCCAATGGTGACAATTTGTTGGGTAATCCATCTAGTAATCAGTCAGCTATTGCGGTCCCATATCCGGGTAATCCAGGTAAATATTTTCTCTTTACTACCTCCGTGGAGCATGGCATGTACTATTCATTGATCGACATGAGTCTTGATGAAGGGAAAGGAGATATAGTAACGGCTTCTAAAAACATTCTTCTACTTACTGAGAATTACAGCACCGAAAGCCTTGTTGCAACAAAGCATTGTAACAATATGGATTTATGGGTAATCACGCATACGAAATATGACAACAAATTTCATGTTTATCCTATTACAAGCGCAGGTGTTGGCCAAGCCCAGGAATATGCTATTGGAAGTGTAGTCAGTAACGATGGTTGGGAAATGAGTGGCGTAATAAAACTTTCGCCAGACAGTAAAAAACTGGCACATACATTTGGTAACGTACTTCTTGATGGCACTGCCAATACTGAAGTACTTAGTTTTGATAATAGCACGGGAGCCATTAACGGCCCTATAACGGTTTTGGGAGACATCAATATGCCGTATGGAGCAGAATTCTCTCCTGATGGCAACATGTTGTATATTAGTACCAATAGCGGGAAAAGCATATTTCAATATAATATGAATGAACCTGATATTAATGCCTCCCGATATCCGGTTATAGAAAGTAGTAACTTACGTTTCGGGGCTCTCCAGTTGGCAATTGATGGAAAAATATACGCTAGTGCAGAAAATGGTTATGATATACCTTATTCTTATATCGGAATAATAAATAACCCCAATATCTACGGAGGTGAGTGTAATTATGTGCAAGATGCGATAAATCTCTCTCCTGGCGGCGCATTAATGGGCCTCCCTACCCTAATGGCCAGCTATTTTTATAATCCGGAAATTTTTCTTGTTAAAGATACCTGTTTCGGATCTGCTACCTCATTCAGTGTTTCAAACACCACTGGTATAACCTCCGTAAGTTGGAGTTTCGGGGATGGAAGTAGTTCATCCAGCTTTAACCCATCGCACACCTATGCTGCATCCGGCCCTTACAATGTAACCTTAGCGGTAAGTGGTCCATGCTATACGGCTACATTCAGCCGGGATGTTTATATCATGGAACCAGATCAGGTAAGCGAAGAAAAATACATCTGTACCGGCAGCGACTATACGTTACCTGATGGTCGAATAGTTAATACTCCAGGCGACTATATTAGCACACTAAAAAATATCCATGGATGCGACAGCATCATCACTACAAAACTGGTAACAGTAGAGCCATATAACGGCAGTGAGGAAGTTGAAATATGCACCGGCAGCTCCTACACACTACCAGACGGCCGTACCATAAGTGTCGCTGGCACATATACTTCCACTTTCCTCACCTGGCAAAAGTGCGACAGCATTATTACTACTACGCTAAGAGTAGTGCAGGACTACCATATTACGGAAAAAGCAACCATCTGTGCCGGACAAGATTTCACATTACCTAATGGTAAGGTTGTGAACGTAACAGGCACCTACACCTCTTCGCTTCTCAGCGTTGGTGGCTGTGACAGTATCATTACTACCATCCTGAAAGAAGCACCTTCCTATATTTCGAATGATCAACAGGAAATATGTAGCGGTGAAACATACACATTACAAGATGGTACTCAAATCACGCAAACCGGTAATTATACTGTAAAATATATCACCTACCTGGGTTGTGACAGTATTTTCAATACGCACGTGCAAGTCAACCACTCTCCCATTATAGACTTGGGTGCCGATACCTGTCTGTTCAACAACAAGCCTATAATCGTCTCTCCTGGTCCGGGGTTCAACAGCTATCGCTGGCAAAACGGTGCTACAACCTCCATCTTTACAATTTATCAGCCGGGGATATATTGGGTCGAGGTTTCAAATGACTGCGGTACCAGTAGGGATGTGATCCAGACATCAGTCTGTTCTCCCGATATCTTTGTCCCGAATGCCTTTACGCCCAATGGAGATGGTTTGAATGATATTTTCCGTATTGTAAATTATCATGGGCAGCAACTGCAGGACTTCAGCATATTCAATCGCTGGGGAGAATTGATTTACCATACTACTAACCCCGCTGCAGGATGGAATGGCACTTACAGAAATGTGCCACAGCCTATAGGCAGTTATGTGTACATGATCCGTTATCTTAACATGGATGGCATACAGCGACTTTTAAAAGGTACGATTACTCTCACACGCTAG
- a CDS encoding NUDIX domain-containing protein, with amino-acid sequence MQTGFNVRVYGIMINDQKQVLVTDEYIRGGYYTKFPGGGLEFGEGTLECMIREWQEELGQEIKVVEHIYTTDFFQISAFDNETQIISIYYFVTPLSPFTAKTISKPFDFTVPEGVSEVEHPRWINWEDFSAATVTLPIDKVVADMVKERYK; translated from the coding sequence ATGCAAACAGGATTCAATGTAAGAGTATACGGCATCATGATCAATGATCAGAAACAGGTGCTCGTAACGGATGAGTATATCCGTGGCGGATATTATACCAAATTCCCCGGCGGTGGCCTCGAATTCGGAGAAGGTACACTGGAATGCATGATCCGGGAGTGGCAGGAAGAACTGGGCCAGGAAATCAAAGTAGTGGAACATATCTATACCACTGACTTCTTTCAGATCTCTGCCTTTGATAATGAAACACAGATCATTTCCATTTATTACTTCGTAACGCCATTATCGCCATTCACTGCAAAGACCATCAGCAAACCGTTTGATTTTACAGTCCCTGAAGGAGTATCGGAAGTAGAGCATCCCCGCTGGATTAACTGGGAAGACTTTTCTGCGGCTACTGTTACTTTACCGATTGATAAAGTAGTAGCGGATATGGTTAAAGAGAGATATAAATAA
- a CDS encoding queuosine precursor transporter, with protein sequence MGKNLLNDKPTKLFVIFTSFFVANALIAECIGGKLFSLEQLLGLPVHTFTLFGEKGLAYTLTAGVLLWPLEFVMTDIVNEFFGPKAVRRISYIAVALISYAFIMFMVAMNVPADSWWLGSSATEGIPDMQKAFVGIFGQGMWIILGSLTAFLVSQIVDVTVFHKIKRRTGEKHVWLRATGSTIVSQLVDSFIVLFIAFKIGKDWSWQRVLAICMVNYSYKFVVAVALTPLIYFIEHRIVRYLGHETAAKMKAEAMGKEHPFEEVVANE encoded by the coding sequence ATGGGAAAGAATCTCTTAAACGACAAGCCCACAAAGCTTTTCGTTATCTTCACCAGCTTTTTCGTGGCCAATGCGCTGATTGCAGAATGTATTGGCGGGAAACTCTTTTCACTGGAACAATTACTGGGCCTTCCTGTACATACCTTTACCCTCTTTGGCGAAAAAGGACTCGCCTATACGCTTACCGCAGGTGTATTACTATGGCCGCTGGAATTTGTGATGACGGATATCGTCAATGAATTTTTCGGACCGAAGGCGGTTCGCCGTATTTCTTATATAGCGGTGGCTTTGATCTCCTATGCCTTTATTATGTTCATGGTAGCCATGAATGTACCAGCCGATAGCTGGTGGCTGGGAAGCAGCGCCACTGAAGGGATACCGGATATGCAAAAGGCGTTTGTGGGTATTTTCGGACAAGGCATGTGGATCATCCTGGGTAGCCTGACCGCTTTTCTCGTTAGCCAGATTGTGGATGTGACGGTATTTCACAAGATTAAAAGACGTACCGGTGAGAAACACGTATGGCTGAGAGCTACCGGGTCTACGATTGTATCGCAGCTGGTGGATAGTTTTATCGTATTGTTCATCGCCTTCAAAATAGGTAAAGACTGGAGTTGGCAGCGGGTATTGGCCATCTGTATGGTAAATTACAGCTATAAATTCGTAGTGGCGGTAGCGTTAACCCCGCTGATCTACTTTATTGAACACCGGATTGTGCGTTACCTGGGACATGAAACAGCTGCTAAAATGAAAGCTGAAGCGATGGGCAAAGAGCATCCGTTTGAAGAAGTGGTGGCCAACGAGTAA
- a CDS encoding YfhO family protein has translation MKQNWLKAILPHLAAIGIFILLATVYCSPVLEGKMVNQSDMMNVKGMAKEAKDFYEATGEHPLWSNSMFSGMPTYVVYTGPGANKLAFVNKVVTLFLPDPINMLFLAMLSMYLLACILDFKYWIRIISAVAFAFCSYNVILIDVGHVTKMYDIALMPAVLAGIILTYRGKLISGAALTALATGLLVYNNHLQIIYYTLIMVLCLAVGAFVHAFKSGTLPQFFKASVVLVVAGILAVLPAMDSLLITREYTDYTMRGSKSELTLDQGDITQKKSTGLEIGYAYDWSYGTMESFTMLIPGFAGNSSGEKLGTGSHVYEQMISMGAQPMQAEQFLEQMKFPLYYGAQAKGTSGPVYVGAIICFLFVLALLLVTSWHKWWLVAITIIGFILAWGKNLAFINDFLFYHLPLYNKFRAPAQALVLPSLTFVILACWGLQEVVNGKHKKDELLHKLKNAVYITGGLILIVGIGGSMFFNFSGHSDAAMQQYFGRMMGGDENGSLLIRALEKDRSSLLLKDSIRSLVFVAIAAGALWAFIQDKLKWQPLAIILAAAVTIDLVQVDRNYLGKDSFVDESIFMTQLSPSPADLQIKQDPDPYYRVFNLATSPFDDASPSYFHKNIGGYSPAKLWIYQDLISHQISKNNMQVLNMLNTKYFIVPDQKTGQPVAQRNPDANGNAWFVSDIVWAPDANTEMKTLDYLNTKDSAVIDKRFEKELGSNFKPGKDSNAVIKLTKYGLNSLEYTSSNSQEGLGVFSEIYYPAGWNAYIDGKPTNIIRVDYALRGVKIPAGQHKIDLKFEPTTFYKGQQISGISSTILLILVIASFIWEIVLCRKRKEGGI, from the coding sequence ATGAAGCAAAACTGGCTAAAAGCCATTCTTCCACATCTGGCAGCAATTGGCATCTTCATATTGCTGGCAACGGTTTACTGCTCTCCTGTACTGGAAGGCAAAATGGTGAACCAGAGCGACATGATGAACGTGAAAGGAATGGCTAAAGAGGCGAAGGACTTTTATGAAGCAACTGGTGAACACCCTTTATGGTCCAACAGCATGTTTTCCGGAATGCCCACCTATGTGGTGTATACCGGCCCCGGCGCCAATAAGCTGGCATTTGTAAACAAGGTGGTCACCCTTTTCCTGCCAGACCCTATCAATATGTTATTCCTGGCCATGCTATCTATGTATCTGCTGGCCTGTATCCTCGATTTTAAATACTGGATCCGGATCATCAGCGCCGTCGCTTTTGCTTTCTGTTCCTATAACGTTATACTGATAGATGTAGGACATGTTACCAAAATGTACGACATCGCGCTGATGCCTGCCGTACTGGCCGGTATCATCCTCACCTACCGGGGAAAACTAATCAGTGGCGCCGCATTAACAGCACTGGCCACCGGTTTGCTGGTATACAACAACCACCTGCAGATCATCTATTATACACTCATCATGGTGCTCTGTCTTGCTGTAGGCGCGTTTGTACACGCTTTCAAATCCGGAACACTGCCACAGTTTTTCAAAGCATCGGTTGTACTGGTTGTTGCCGGCATCCTTGCCGTACTCCCCGCCATGGACAGTCTGCTCATTACCCGCGAATACACGGATTACACCATGCGCGGTAGTAAATCGGAACTGACCCTCGATCAGGGTGATATCACACAAAAAAAATCTACCGGCCTGGAAATAGGCTACGCCTACGACTGGAGCTATGGCACCATGGAATCATTTACCATGCTGATTCCTGGCTTTGCAGGTAACTCCTCCGGCGAAAAGCTGGGTACCGGCTCTCATGTATATGAACAAATGATCAGCATGGGCGCACAACCTATGCAGGCGGAACAGTTCCTGGAACAAATGAAGTTCCCGCTGTACTACGGTGCACAAGCCAAAGGCACTTCCGGCCCCGTATATGTAGGTGCTATTATCTGTTTCCTTTTCGTACTGGCATTACTGTTAGTTACCAGCTGGCATAAATGGTGGTTGGTAGCTATTACCATTATCGGCTTTATTCTGGCCTGGGGTAAGAACCTCGCCTTTATCAACGACTTCCTCTTTTATCACCTGCCATTATACAATAAGTTCAGGGCGCCGGCACAGGCGTTGGTCCTACCTTCGCTGACCTTCGTCATCCTCGCCTGCTGGGGCTTACAGGAAGTAGTAAATGGCAAGCACAAGAAAGATGAATTGCTCCATAAACTTAAAAACGCCGTATACATTACCGGTGGACTCATACTCATAGTAGGTATTGGCGGCAGCATGTTCTTCAATTTCAGCGGTCACAGCGATGCAGCTATGCAGCAATACTTTGGCCGGATGATGGGTGGAGACGAAAACGGCAGCCTCCTGATTCGTGCACTGGAAAAAGATCGCAGCAGCCTGTTGCTGAAAGACAGCATCCGCTCGCTCGTGTTCGTCGCAATTGCCGCCGGCGCTCTCTGGGCCTTTATCCAGGACAAACTGAAATGGCAGCCACTGGCCATTATCCTGGCCGCTGCAGTGACCATCGACCTGGTACAGGTAGACAGGAATTACCTGGGCAAAGACAGCTTTGTAGATGAATCTATTTTCATGACACAACTGTCGCCTTCACCAGCCGACCTGCAAATCAAACAGGACCCGGACCCTTACTACCGCGTATTCAACCTTGCTACCTCTCCGTTTGATGATGCGTCTCCTTCTTACTTCCATAAGAACATCGGTGGTTACAGTCCCGCTAAATTATGGATCTACCAGGATCTCATCTCTCATCAGATCAGCAAAAACAATATGCAGGTATTGAATATGCTGAACACCAAATATTTTATTGTACCTGATCAGAAAACCGGTCAGCCGGTAGCCCAGCGCAACCCCGACGCCAACGGCAATGCATGGTTCGTCAGTGATATCGTATGGGCCCCCGATGCCAATACAGAAATGAAAACACTGGATTATCTCAATACAAAAGATTCCGCTGTTATTGACAAACGTTTTGAAAAAGAACTGGGTAGCAACTTCAAACCAGGTAAGGATAGCAATGCCGTTATCAAACTCACCAAATACGGTTTGAACAGCCTGGAATATACTTCCAGCAACAGTCAGGAAGGTTTAGGCGTTTTCTCGGAAATCTATTATCCTGCCGGATGGAATGCCTACATCGATGGTAAGCCAACCAACATCATACGGGTAGACTATGCCCTGCGTGGTGTTAAAATACCTGCCGGTCAGCATAAAATTGACTTGAAATTTGAGCCCACCACCTTCTATAAAGGACAGCAGATCTCTGGTATATCTTCTACCATCCTACTAATCCTGGTGATCGCTTCATTTATATGGGAAATAGTGCTGTGCAGGAAAAGAAAAGAGGGAGGGATTTAG
- a CDS encoding glycosyltransferase family 2 protein: MTDKRSSPVVSIITVCYNAGRFIESTIQSVLAQTYPHIEYIIIDGASKDNTLEVVAQYRSHIATVVSEKDKGLYDAMNKGMQLATGEYLLFLNADDTLTNNNVIEKMLSACTDADVYYGEAMFIDENGAELGLRSVQTPHQVPEQLTWKSLKHGMVVSHQAYIIRRTLSPLYDLQYKVCADIDWMIRSLKASRKICNTHLVVAKFRVGGTSKQRQQLAWKERYKILSRYYGHIPNFAHHLFIGMRYIFSKKY, translated from the coding sequence GTGACGGATAAACGCTCATCTCCGGTAGTCAGCATCATAACGGTTTGTTATAATGCCGGCAGGTTTATAGAAAGCACCATACAGAGTGTGTTGGCGCAAACCTATCCGCATATTGAATATATTATTATAGACGGCGCCTCCAAAGACAATACCTTGGAAGTGGTGGCGCAATACCGTTCCCACATCGCCACCGTTGTATCTGAAAAAGACAAAGGACTGTACGATGCCATGAACAAAGGCATGCAGCTGGCCACCGGTGAATATTTGTTATTTCTGAATGCAGATGATACGCTGACAAATAACAACGTTATTGAAAAGATGTTGTCTGCCTGTACCGATGCGGATGTGTATTACGGAGAAGCAATGTTTATCGATGAAAATGGGGCTGAGCTGGGCTTGCGTTCTGTACAAACACCTCATCAAGTGCCGGAACAACTCACCTGGAAAAGCCTGAAACACGGAATGGTAGTATCCCATCAGGCGTACATTATCCGGCGTACTTTAAGCCCGTTGTATGACCTGCAATACAAGGTGTGCGCGGATATAGACTGGATGATCCGCTCGCTGAAAGCATCCCGTAAAATATGTAATACCCATCTTGTAGTAGCTAAATTCAGGGTAGGAGGTACTTCCAAACAACGACAGCAACTGGCCTGGAAAGAAAGATATAAAATATTAAGCCGCTACTATGGCCACATCCCCAACTTTGCACACCACCTTTTCATAGGCATGAGATATATCTTCTCGAAAAAGTATTAA
- a CDS encoding DegT/DnrJ/EryC1/StrS family aminotransferase — MIDYENLGLLNKPFFEEFKTAFAETLEGGWYILGNKVKEFETAYAQYHGSKHCVGLANGLDALTLSLRAFNFAPGDEVIVPSNTYIATILSIAQCGLKPVLVEPDIHTYNIDPEKIEAAITPRTKAIMVVHLYGKSCEMDKITAIKEKHQLVLIEDCAQSHAASFKGQLTGTFGEFGAFSFYPTKNLGALGDAGAVLCNDDTLATAMRRLRNYGSDVKYYNEVVGVNSRLDEVQAAFLLVKFKYLAQITQHKRQLAAIYQEGLKSDFIKPVVHPDYFDVYHIYNIRHERRDALKKYLLDNGVKTDIHYPLPPHQQKAMEGIIDGNSYPISEEIHRTTLSLPCSYCHTKEDIAQVVKVINNF; from the coding sequence ATGATAGATTACGAAAACCTTGGGTTGCTGAACAAACCATTTTTTGAGGAATTTAAAACAGCCTTTGCGGAAACGCTGGAAGGCGGCTGGTATATTCTGGGTAATAAAGTAAAGGAATTTGAAACGGCCTATGCACAGTATCATGGCAGCAAACATTGCGTAGGACTGGCCAACGGCCTGGATGCCTTAACACTCAGTCTGCGTGCTTTTAACTTCGCACCGGGAGATGAAGTGATTGTGCCTTCAAATACCTATATCGCCACTATTCTATCTATTGCGCAGTGCGGCCTGAAACCCGTGCTGGTAGAACCGGACATTCACACCTATAATATTGATCCTGAAAAGATCGAAGCAGCTATTACGCCACGTACCAAAGCCATCATGGTGGTACACCTGTATGGCAAGAGTTGTGAGATGGATAAGATAACAGCTATTAAAGAAAAACATCAGCTGGTACTGATAGAAGACTGCGCGCAATCGCATGCGGCCTCCTTTAAAGGGCAGCTTACCGGTACTTTCGGAGAGTTTGGTGCCTTCAGCTTTTATCCTACCAAGAACCTGGGGGCTTTGGGTGATGCCGGTGCCGTATTGTGTAATGACGATACATTGGCCACCGCCATGCGCCGTTTACGCAACTATGGCTCTGATGTAAAATACTATAATGAAGTAGTAGGAGTGAACTCCCGGCTGGATGAAGTGCAGGCGGCTTTTCTCCTGGTAAAGTTTAAATACCTGGCGCAGATCACCCAACATAAGCGGCAACTGGCGGCTATCTATCAGGAAGGTCTTAAAAGTGATTTCATCAAACCGGTTGTCCATCCGGATTATTTTGATGTATATCATATCTATAATATCCGCCACGAGCGCAGGGATGCACTCAAAAAATACCTGCTGGACAACGGGGTGAAAACAGATATTCATTATCCATTACCACCGCATCAGCAAAAAGCGATGGAAGGAATTATCGATGGAAATTCGTATCCTATCTCGGAAGAAATTCACCGTACAACGCTTAGCCTGCCCTGCTCATACTGTCATACCAAAGAAGATATAGCGCAGGTGGTAAAAGTGATCAACAACTTTTAA
- a CDS encoding FdtA/QdtA family cupin domain-containing protein produces the protein MAYIINLTTHSDKRGNLTVIEKQIPFEIKRIFYIYGVDDSVRGGHRHHKTVQAAICVHGSCIVSNNNGKGEQTDFVMDHPNKCLILEPQDWHTMHHFTPDAVLLVMASTPFDAADYIFEPYDN, from the coding sequence ATGGCTTATATCATTAATTTAACAACGCATAGTGATAAAAGAGGAAATCTGACTGTGATAGAAAAGCAGATTCCGTTTGAAATAAAAAGGATCTTTTATATCTACGGGGTGGATGATTCTGTGCGTGGTGGCCATCGTCATCATAAAACGGTGCAGGCGGCTATCTGTGTACATGGCAGTTGTATTGTATCCAATAATAACGGAAAAGGAGAGCAGACAGATTTTGTAATGGATCATCCTAATAAATGTCTTATCCTGGAACCCCAGGACTGGCATACAATGCATCACTTTACACCGGATGCTGTGTTGCTGGTAATGGCGTCTACACCTTTTGATGCGGCAGACTATATTTTTGAACCCTACGATAACTGA